A window of Arcobacter sp. CECT 8983 contains these coding sequences:
- a CDS encoding FlgO family outer membrane protein, translating into MLKTFAKACLATAAISLFSGCVAHSSINGATGQKAQSVDAENEYTVIKENNKVQVTKEHMKIAQDLQYNVINQRTLEGSINSLATQMMRNKKMNTSKPVLITSFVRLDNFKKTTEFGRIVSESMINEMSNRGFNVIEYRGQMAVSINEKGEYFITRNPYKLKDEIPNTYVVVGTYSRQFGKVILNARVIDNITGRIISSARATYLHNRRNDCILFKDCKPARTIKIIQEK; encoded by the coding sequence ATGCTTAAAACTTTCGCTAAAGCTTGTCTTGCTACAGCAGCAATTAGTTTATTTTCTGGATGTGTCGCTCATTCGTCTATAAATGGGGCTACAGGACAAAAAGCACAATCAGTAGATGCAGAGAATGAATATACTGTAATCAAAGAAAACAACAAGGTTCAAGTTACTAAGGAGCATATGAAAATAGCTCAAGACTTACAATATAATGTGATTAATCAAAGAACATTAGAAGGTTCAATCAACTCTCTTGCTACTCAAATGATGAGAAATAAGAAAATGAATACTAGCAAACCTGTTCTTATTACGTCTTTTGTTAGATTAGACAATTTTAAAAAGACTACAGAGTTTGGAAGAATTGTAAGTGAAAGTATGATTAATGAGATGTCAAATAGAGGCTTCAATGTAATTGAATATAGAGGTCAAATGGCAGTTTCTATTAATGAAAAAGGTGAGTACTTTATTACAAGAAACCCTTATAAATTAAAAGATGAAATTCCAAATACATATGTTGTAGTTGGTACTTATTCAAGACAATTTGGTAAAGTGATTTTAAATGCAAGAGTAATTGATAATATTACTGGAAGAATTATTTCAAGTGCAAGAGCAACGTATTTACACAATAGAAGAAATGATTGTATTCTTTTTAAAGATTGTAAACCAGCAAGAACAATTAAAATCATTCAAGAAAAATAG
- a CDS encoding DJ-1 family glyoxalase III, which translates to MSKIVIPISNGFEEIEAISIIDVCRRAEIEVVIAGVEALETIGAHKVKVSADCKVEDIKENNFDMIVLPGGLPNAFTLADNEHVQRLLKEFKASDKYIAAICAAPYALHKAEVLNKNYTCYPSFEQKIVPENYISNQNVVKDGNVITSRGPATAMEFALEIVKLLEGEKIYKEVKEGLLANN; encoded by the coding sequence ATGTCAAAAATAGTAATTCCAATTTCAAACGGTTTTGAAGAGATTGAAGCAATTTCAATAATAGATGTTTGTCGAAGAGCAGAGATAGAAGTAGTTATTGCAGGAGTTGAAGCTTTAGAAACAATAGGAGCACACAAAGTAAAAGTAAGCGCAGATTGTAAAGTTGAAGATATTAAAGAAAATAACTTCGACATGATAGTTCTTCCAGGTGGATTACCAAATGCCTTTACACTCGCAGATAATGAACATGTGCAAAGACTTTTAAAAGAGTTTAAAGCAAGTGATAAATATATAGCAGCTATTTGTGCAGCACCATATGCCTTACATAAAGCAGAAGTTTTAAATAAAAACTATACTTGTTATCCAAGTTTTGAGCAAAAAATAGTTCCAGAAAATTATATCAGCAATCAAAATGTCGTAAAAGATGGAAACGTAATCACATCAAGAGGGCCAGCAACAGCTATGGAGTTTGCACTTGAAATAGTAAAACTTCTTGAAGGGGAAAAGATTTATAAGGAAGTAAAAGAAGGGCTATTAGCAAATAATTAA
- a CDS encoding FecR domain-containing protein: MKKIIIGLCSLFVLNVFADMIHSSGDVYINGKKATKNSVVKLGDFVKTGKKSKIKFNIGKDAFLANSDTKFSIEEKGGLKTLNVVTGGVLAVFGEGGDKHEVKTENMTAGIRGTGVYVQHKDGKSYFCTCYGETELKTAKGHKFYEAAHHEMDWVLADGTVKPAKKLIDHNDDELRELEAMVGRIPPFDK, translated from the coding sequence ATGAAAAAAATTATAATTGGACTTTGTTCTCTTTTTGTTCTAAATGTATTTGCAGATATGATTCATAGTAGTGGAGATGTTTATATAAATGGCAAAAAAGCTACAAAAAATAGTGTTGTAAAACTTGGAGATTTTGTAAAAACTGGTAAAAAATCTAAGATAAAATTTAATATAGGCAAAGATGCTTTTTTAGCAAATTCTGATACAAAATTTTCAATAGAAGAAAAGGGTGGATTAAAAACTCTTAATGTAGTAACAGGTGGTGTTTTAGCAGTGTTTGGTGAAGGTGGAGATAAGCATGAAGTTAAAACAGAAAATATGACAGCAGGTATTAGAGGAACTGGTGTTTATGTACAACATAAAGATGGGAAATCATATTTTTGTACTTGTTATGGAGAAACAGAATTAAAAACAGCAAAAGGGCATAAATTTTATGAAGCAGCTCACCATGAAATGGATTGGGTTTTAGCAGATGGTACTGTAAAACCTGCAAAAAAACTAATAGACCATAATGATGATGAGCTTAGAGAACTTGAGGCTATGGTAGGAAGAATTCCACCTTTTGATAAATAA
- a CDS encoding FlgO family outer membrane protein yields the protein MIKAFLQISKLIILVSIPLFLFTSCSLKKMTGSEDLPSFMENIAKKAPSNHKKITGSNDFNSLVTNLIKKTSARLDRYILDDDVVLVSDFVNIDKLENRSKLGFLLSEHLKDALLNKNIIVRQVELSENFSYGQHGLNLLTREQRDITNKTVDGKFAVVGTYTITTETLIVFIKLIDVSNGNILASASSSTSVDDEILELEGIKKERQLSLPPRVVL from the coding sequence ATGATAAAGGCTTTTTTACAAATAAGTAAACTAATAATATTAGTTTCAATCCCTCTTTTTTTATTTACTTCTTGTTCATTAAAGAAGATGACAGGAAGTGAAGACCTTCCATCTTTTATGGAAAATATAGCTAAAAAAGCTCCTAGTAATCATAAAAAAATTACAGGTTCAAATGATTTTAATTCATTAGTAACAAATCTAATTAAAAAAACTTCAGCTAGACTTGATAGATATATACTAGATGATGATGTTGTTTTAGTATCAGACTTTGTAAATATTGATAAGTTAGAAAATAGGTCAAAATTAGGTTTTTTATTATCTGAACATTTAAAAGATGCTTTATTAAATAAAAATATTATAGTAAGACAAGTTGAATTAAGTGAAAATTTCTCTTATGGACAACATGGCTTAAATCTTTTAACAAGAGAACAAAGAGATATTACTAATAAGACAGTTGATGGTAAGTTTGCTGTTGTAGGTACATATACAATTACAACAGAGACATTGATTGTATTTATAAAATTAATTGATGTATCAAATGGAAATATCTTAGCTTCTGCTAGTTCTAGTACTAGTGTAGATGATGAGATATTAGAGTTAGAAGGAATAAAGAAAGAAAGACAACTTTCTTTACCTCCTAGAGTTGTTTTATAA